Proteins encoded together in one Nostoc sp. PCC 7524 window:
- the psaI gene encoding photosystem I reaction center subunit VIII → MAASFLPSIFVPLTGLVFPAVAMAFMLLYIERDDIG, encoded by the coding sequence ATGGCAGCTTCATTTTTGCCCTCGATCTTTGTGCCTCTGACTGGATTAGTTTTTCCAGCTGTAGCAATGGCGTTTATGTTGCTATACATTGAACGCGATGATATTGGTTAA
- a CDS encoding flagellar motor protein translates to MARHLRKIENHEELNIWTAFTDLMSNAFLILILFLLLTIVTSSISQQIFQQNTNNDTPPIIEIKDEGAYRFSSGSANIPPPMLNYIVRRIVPEIEKTTKQYKINVVEIIGHTDGQPNGQVVSNLDLNLEKVVSGKLPITNLQAGSNADLGLMRALAVVKVLRDFQTQQGRLRGLKFRAYSAAQLILPSGELAAIARQDDVARRRMEIRFTRLGEVRQVK, encoded by the coding sequence ATGGCTCGTCATTTAAGGAAGATAGAAAATCATGAAGAATTAAATATTTGGACGGCATTTACAGATTTAATGTCTAATGCTTTTTTGATATTGATTTTGTTTTTATTGCTGACTATTGTGACATCATCAATATCACAACAAATATTTCAACAAAATACTAATAATGATACCCCACCAATTATCGAAATCAAAGATGAAGGAGCTTATCGCTTTAGTTCAGGTAGTGCAAACATTCCTCCACCAATGTTGAATTATATCGTGAGGAGAATCGTCCCAGAAATAGAAAAAACAACAAAACAATACAAAATTAATGTTGTCGAAATCATTGGTCATACCGATGGTCAACCAAATGGTCAAGTTGTTAGTAACCTAGACCTGAATTTAGAAAAAGTAGTTAGTGGTAAACTACCAATTACTAATCTGCAAGCTGGCTCTAACGCTGATTTAGGATTAATGCGTGCTTTAGCAGTAGTCAAGGTACTACGCGATTTTCAAACTCAACAGGGAAGACTGCGGGGACTGAAGTTTCGCGCTTACTCTGCGGCTCAGTTGATTTTACCAAGTGGAGAATTGGCAGCGATCGCTCGTCAAGATGATGTGGCACGGCGGCGGATGGAAATTCGCTTCACACGCCTAGGTGAAGTACGACAAGTAAAGTAA